The Candidatus Omnitrophota bacterium genome segment ACCTCCGACTGCTTCGCCTTGACCGACTTCGCGATATCGGCGAGCTTGTTGCGGCCGCTCGATATAGATGTCAATATCGACAGATGCCTGTCTTTATGCCTTGAATCCAATAAGTCCAGGATGAAGTTCATCAGATACTGGTGTATTACCCCGCTTGAATCGTATACGGTCTCTATTATGGCTTTTGTCAGGATGTCGGTATCTATATGGTTGGACATCTTTTCGGTGGCGAGGTCTTTCGCCTTCTTGGCAATATGGTTTAAATAGAACGGATTACCGTCGGTAAATACCACCAGGAACCTCTTTAACGCGTTGTCTATCTCAAAGCCCCCCAGCCGCATATCGACGAACCTTTTCGCGTTCTCCATATCGAATCCCGAGACCTTCACTATTTCGAAATTTCCGAAGAGAAGCGAGAGTTTTTCGGAGAGTATCTTTTTGAATACCTGGTTGCGGGAACTGGATACTATATACATAGTATCCTTCTGTATCATTATGACCTTGCCGAAATTTAAGAACGGGTTCTTTATGCCTATATATTCCAAATTGTCGAATTCGTCCAGTATGACTACGCAGGATTTTTTGATCTCTTCTTTCAGCGTAGAGGTAAGGCCCAACAGGTTAAAATACGCGGCTTCGTGGTCGCTCTTCTCTACGAGCGAATTGATATTCTTTATCGCGGCGTATGTCTTAGGAAGGCTCTCCTGGGCTTTTCCCAGAAGGTTATCGAGTTCAAACCCGGCGTCTTCGCCCGTCTTCGTCAGCGCGTTATATAATAGAGTGGCTATAAACCTGTTGGTAAAGGCGCGGAACGGCTCTTTGACGACCTCTACGTATATTGTTATGAACTCCTCTTCCTTTATAGAATAGAGGAAGTGGTGCAGTATCGATGTCTTTCCGGCAAGGCTCTGGCCCGTAAGCGCGACATTCTGGCGGTAGCCGTCTTTTAACGCCGAGACCCTTTTATTGAGAAGATCCAATACCTCATCTCTTCCGAAAAACTTCTCGCCAACTACAGGTTCACTGAACATGTGCGTCCTCTATTCTGCTCCGCCCTTCAATCTTGTATAGCCGGTAGGGCTACGCAGGAATAAGCCCTGCGAAGCCATGCCGCCAGTACGCGCGGTGAATGGCGAAGTAGGCTATTTGGATAGATAATAAAACGGGTTCTGCGGCTCTCCGCCGCGCCTTATTTCAAAATGCAGGCTGGGCTCTTTTGCCCGGCCGCCCCTTCCGACTTTCGCTATGACGGTATTCTGCTCTACGAAATCCCCCACATTTACCAAAATGGCCGAATTATAAGCGTATACCGTCTGAAAACTGTCTCCATGATCCAGTATTACGGTTTTGCCTAAACCCTTCATCCACTCATCGCAGAATACCACTTTGCCCGCGCGCGACGCAACGACCGAACTGCCCTCTTGAGCGCGTATATCGATGCCTTTATTCTTGGTCCTGTCGTGCTTGGCCCCATAATATGATATCACATTACCTCTTAATGGCCACGTGAAAAGATCACCGTAGGAATAGGCCTTGCGCTCTTCCGTGCGCTTAACGGCCGCCGTCGAACCGGGTATCAAAAGACGCTGGCCGCGGTCTATGTCCTTAGCGTCGTCTATATCATTAGCTTTTAAAATGGCGCTCATATCCACACCGTAAGACTTGGATATGCCCCAGAGGGTTTCGCCCTTTCTCACGTAGTGATAGACACCGCCTATAGTTTTGGTATCGGCTATATAAGGCTTTTCTACCGTTCCACAGCCCGCAAGCGTAAGAAGCAAAAATATTATTACTGCGAAGCCATACCTGCGTTTTACTTGTTGAATGGCAAAGCAGAATGGAGCGAGCGATGGGAATCGAACCCACGTATCAAGCTTGGGAAGCTCGTATTCTACCATTGAATTACGCTCGCGCCGATCGCTCATTTAAAACCTGGTTAATTTTTTAAAATCCGAATACCTTTTATTGATATCCGACATTTTTATGGCAAGAAGTCTGTTTACGCTGAAGTCTTCTACGGCAAATGAAGCCATTATACTACCATAGACCATGCTCTTCCTTATTGCAGCGTCGTTTATCTTGCCGGCCTTGCTTAAGTATCCTATTACACCGCCCGCGAATGTATCGCCCGCGCCGGTAGGATCAAATACGTTTTCCAGAAGATATGCTGGAGCCACAAAATGCCCCCGCTTCGAGTAATATATCACGCCATGCTCGCCCTTCTTTATGACTACGCTCTTCGGGCCTTTCGATACGATTATCTTCGCCGCCTTCATCAGGTTGGCCTCCCCGCTGAATTGCCTAGCCTCGGCGTCGTTTAAAAAGAATACGTCGACTTTATGCAGAAATTTTTCCAGGGACTTCTTTTTGCTCGTTATCCAATGGTTCATCGAATCACACGCTATCAATTTGGGCTTTTCGACCTGCCTCAATACGCTCTCCTGTAAGTCCGGGTCGATATTGGCGAGGAACAGTATGCGCGGATTTTTTAAGCTGTCGGGTATCTTCGGAGCGAAGTCCTGGAAGACATTGAGGTGCGTGGCGAGAGTATGCGCGACATTCATATCATATTCATACCGGCCTTCCCAGCGGAATGTCTTGCCCTTACTTATCTCTATGCCTTCGGTGCCTATATTCCTATTCTTCAAGAGCTGCAGATGCCTTTTAGGAAAATCCTCTCCGACGGTGGCTATTATATTGACCTTGTCGAAGAATGAAGCCGATATGGAAAAGAATGTGGCCGACCCGCCCAAGATCTCTTCCTTCTTTCCGAATGGGGTCTCTATGGAGTCCAGCGCTACTGAACCAACGACCAGTATACTCAAGTTATGTACCTCTCAAACATTTTTCCGCAGTCTTAATAGAACAGTATTCTCCGCACATTGTGCAGACATCTTTTTGATCCGGCATAGACGCTTTGCGGTATTCGGTGGGCTTCACCTTATCCAGCGCCAATTCAAATTGCTTTTTCCAATCTCTTTTAAACCTCGCTTTGGACATCGCTATATCCCTGTCCATGGCACCCGGTATATTCTTCGCTATATCCGCCGCGT includes the following:
- a CDS encoding ATP-binding protein codes for the protein MFSEPVVGEKFFGRDEVLDLLNKRVSALKDGYRQNVALTGQSLAGKTSILHHFLYSIKEEEFITIYVEVVKEPFRAFTNRFIATLLYNALTKTGEDAGFELDNLLGKAQESLPKTYAAIKNINSLVEKSDHEAAYFNLLGLTSTLKEEIKKSCVVILDEFDNLEYIGIKNPFLNFGKVIMIQKDTMYIVSSSRNQVFKKILSEKLSLLFGNFEIVKVSGFDMENAKRFVDMRLGGFEIDNALKRFLVVFTDGNPFYLNHIAKKAKDLATEKMSNHIDTDILTKAIIETVYDSSGVIHQYLMNFILDLLDSRHKDRHLSILTSISSGRNKLADIAKSVKAKQSEVSKDLAQLSELGLVSKFGIFYKIDDSMLEFWLGKVYQKRKNLLVDGIFNRSELFTSQVKAYISDFITESEKEITARLSELFNSFSNELIQVDSRQLRLPHFTKVEVRALSDENRCLAATFRGNTWLVQAYTHVVNENDIVEYIKNVKPLTYKISNKIVISLCGIDENAKLLAKELKISIWDISTINNILNSYGKTKVIV
- a CDS encoding LysM peptidoglycan-binding domain-containing M23 family metallopeptidase, whose translation is MLLTLAGCGTVEKPYIADTKTIGGVYHYVRKGETLWGISKSYGVDMSAILKANDIDDAKDIDRGQRLLIPGSTAAVKRTEERKAYSYGDLFTWPLRGNVISYYGAKHDRTKNKGIDIRAQEGSSVVASRAGKVVFCDEWMKGLGKTVILDHGDSFQTVYAYNSAILVNVGDFVEQNTVIAKVGRGGRAKEPSLHFEIRRGGEPQNPFYYLSK
- a CDS encoding PfkB family carbohydrate kinase, encoding MSILVVGSVALDSIETPFGKKEEILGGSATFFSISASFFDKVNIIATVGEDFPKRHLQLLKNRNIGTEGIEISKGKTFRWEGRYEYDMNVAHTLATHLNVFQDFAPKIPDSLKNPRILFLANIDPDLQESVLRQVEKPKLIACDSMNHWITSKKKSLEKFLHKVDVFFLNDAEARQFSGEANLMKAAKIIVSKGPKSVVIKKGEHGVIYYSKRGHFVAPAYLLENVFDPTGAGDTFAGGVIGYLSKAGKINDAAIRKSMVYGSIMASFAVEDFSVNRLLAIKMSDINKRYSDFKKLTRF